From the genome of Verrucomicrobiia bacterium, one region includes:
- the mtnA gene encoding S-methyl-5-thioribose-1-phosphate isomerase, producing MQVTVNGKARPFRTVTFDASLNQVRLIEQRDLPHEFKIVATKTFRETAAAIRDMVVRGAGAIAATAAYGLAQGATAFRGADRKRFFQHVQLVYRTLKNARPTAVDPVNAMDAVRATMRRGKSVAEQQALAHAAAEEFANTDVHHCEAIGRQGANLIRDGMRILTHCNAGWLAFVDVGSATAPLYAAQAAGRHFHVLCNETRPRSQGATLTAWELAQQRISHEIIVGGAAGPLMQRGEVDLVIVGSDRTLGRTGEVANKIGTYTLAVLAQRHRIPFYVAIPLSTLDWQLRRGSEIPIENRAAAEVLGAWGVPANPTVKPTTGKRTQRTYIRVANPTSTARNPAFDVTPAELITGIITPVGIFKPAELWKHRIQLGYKTCTEN from the coding sequence ATGCAGGTGACCGTCAATGGCAAAGCGCGCCCTTTTCGCACCGTCACTTTTGACGCTTCACTGAATCAAGTCCGGCTCATCGAACAACGGGACTTGCCGCACGAGTTCAAAATCGTCGCCACAAAAACTTTTCGTGAAACCGCCGCCGCCATTCGCGACATGGTGGTGCGCGGCGCGGGCGCCATCGCCGCCACCGCCGCCTACGGACTCGCCCAAGGCGCGACGGCGTTTCGCGGGGCGGATCGGAAGCGGTTTTTCCAACACGTTCAATTGGTTTATCGCACTTTGAAGAACGCGCGGCCGACGGCCGTGGACCCGGTGAACGCCATGGACGCGGTGCGCGCAACCATGCGGCGTGGAAAATCCGTGGCGGAACAACAGGCGCTGGCGCACGCGGCCGCCGAGGAGTTTGCCAATACGGACGTTCACCACTGCGAAGCCATCGGACGCCAGGGCGCCAATCTCATCCGCGACGGCATGCGAATATTGACTCATTGCAACGCCGGCTGGCTGGCGTTCGTGGATGTGGGTTCAGCAACCGCGCCTTTGTACGCTGCTCAAGCGGCGGGACGTCATTTCCACGTGCTTTGTAACGAAACCCGTCCGCGCTCGCAGGGCGCGACATTGACCGCGTGGGAATTGGCGCAGCAACGTATTTCGCATGAAATCATCGTGGGCGGCGCGGCTGGACCTTTGATGCAGCGCGGCGAAGTTGATCTGGTCATTGTGGGCAGCGATCGCACCCTCGGACGCACGGGTGAAGTGGCGAATAAAATCGGCACTTACACTCTGGCGGTGCTGGCCCAGCGCCACCGAATCCCATTCTACGTGGCGATTCCGCTCTCGACGCTGGATTGGCAATTACGGCGCGGCAGCGAAATTCCCATTGAAAACCGGGCGGCGGCGGAAGTACTTGGCGCTTGGGGCGTCCCCGCAAATCCGACCGTCAAACCGACGACTGGAAAGCGGACGCAACGCACTTATATTCGCGTGGCCAATCCCACCAGTACCGCGCGGAATCCGGCGTTTGACGTGACCCCGGCGGAATTGATCACGGGCATCATTACGCCGGTGGGAATTTTCAAACCTGCGGAATTGTGGAAGCATCGAATCCAGCTAGGCTACAAGACATGTACGGAAAATTGA
- a CDS encoding UPF0236 family protein, with translation MEVQETQWRLGRRGRLLRPFCQRARVNPRGRSRRLQRALVDFGAEESFARAAQRVREHYGLDVTATAVRQHTLAHGARISALAVTPPKRAVRTLVTQLDGSLIPIMVPPTHSEDRRCGKQLIWREARLCLARPKDSATPCYGATLGSVTLAGAMWRATAQAAGLGARTHVHGVGDGAAWILTQFQEQFGAQGDYLLDFYHVSEYLAAAATVIHPKNPERWRRRQQSRLLENKVSAVLRALTAHLEPEGVPTAPVRAAYRYLSERRAHLDYAGARTAGLEIGSGEIESGHRHVIQQRLKLAGSWWKETNAEAMLGLRVARANQLWSRYWSTPKLGLN, from the coding sequence GTGGAAGTCCAGGAGACGCAATGGCGGCTGGGCCGGCGCGGCCGGTTGTTGCGCCCCTTCTGCCAACGGGCCAGGGTGAATCCGCGCGGCCGTTCGCGGCGGTTGCAACGGGCGCTGGTGGATTTCGGGGCCGAGGAAAGTTTTGCCCGCGCCGCTCAACGCGTGCGGGAACACTACGGGCTGGACGTGACGGCCACAGCGGTGCGCCAGCACACCTTGGCGCACGGGGCGCGGATCAGCGCCTTGGCCGTCACGCCGCCCAAACGCGCGGTCCGCACGCTGGTCACGCAACTGGACGGCAGTCTGATTCCCATCATGGTGCCGCCCACCCACAGCGAAGATCGTCGCTGCGGCAAACAACTCATCTGGCGCGAAGCGCGTTTGTGTCTGGCTCGGCCCAAAGACTCGGCCACGCCCTGCTACGGCGCCACCTTGGGCAGCGTGACGCTGGCTGGCGCGATGTGGCGGGCCACGGCCCAAGCCGCCGGGCTGGGCGCACGCACGCACGTCCATGGGGTGGGCGACGGGGCGGCCTGGATTCTCACCCAGTTCCAGGAACAGTTCGGCGCGCAAGGTGATTACTTGTTGGACTTCTACCACGTGAGCGAATACCTCGCGGCGGCCGCGACGGTGATTCACCCCAAAAATCCCGAACGCTGGCGCCGCCGCCAACAAAGCCGGTTGCTGGAAAACAAGGTGTCGGCCGTGCTGCGGGCGTTGACTGCGCACCTCGAACCCGAAGGCGTGCCGACCGCGCCCGTGCGGGCGGCGTACCGCTACTTGAGCGAACGGCGGGCGCATCTGGACTATGCGGGCGCACGGACGGCGGGACTGGAGATCGGCTCCGGCGAGATTGAAAGCGGCCATCGGCATGTGATTCAACAACGGCTCAAACTGGCGGGCAGTTGGTGGAAGGAAACCAACGCCGAAGCCATGCTAGGCCTACGCGTGGCCCGCGCCAACCAACTCTGGTCGCGCTACTGGTCCACGCCAAAACTCGGCCTCAATTGA
- a CDS encoding response regulator transcription factor, which produces MSAGKKKIKILVVDDHPVVRKGLMSCLANKEHLKIVGEASNGPDAIQLTKEQSPDVVLMDVSMPGMDGQAVTEALRKETPQVKVLILSMQSAREPVLRLIRAGARGYVLKDAPPEELTSAIEAVFAGEAYFSKPVAQIALNQYISDADDTKPVAKLSEREREVLALIAEGKSNKEIAVDLGIGVRTTETHRERIMRKLDIHSVAGLTKFAIANGISSLEEKDKH; this is translated from the coding sequence ATGAGCGCAGGTAAAAAGAAAATTAAAATCCTCGTCGTTGACGACCACCCCGTAGTCCGCAAGGGACTGATGTCCTGTCTGGCCAACAAGGAGCACCTGAAAATTGTCGGCGAAGCCAGCAACGGCCCGGACGCGATCCAGTTGACGAAAGAACAATCCCCGGACGTCGTTTTGATGGATGTTTCCATGCCGGGGATGGATGGTCAGGCGGTGACCGAAGCGCTGCGCAAGGAAACGCCCCAGGTCAAAGTGCTTATTCTTTCCATGCAATCCGCGCGCGAGCCGGTGCTGCGCCTGATCCGGGCGGGGGCGCGTGGTTACGTGTTGAAAGACGCGCCGCCGGAGGAATTAACCAGCGCCATTGAAGCCGTTTTTGCCGGCGAGGCGTACTTCAGCAAGCCGGTCGCCCAAATTGCGTTGAACCAATACATTTCGGATGCCGACGATACCAAGCCGGTGGCGAAATTAAGTGAACGTGAACGCGAAGTGTTGGCGCTCATCGCCGAAGGCAAGAGCAACAAGGAAATTGCCGTTGACCTCGGCATTGGCGTGCGCACCACGGAAACGCATCGCGAACGCATCATGCGCAAACTGGATATCCACAGCGTGGCCGGACTCACCAAGTTCGCCATCGCCAACGGCATTTCTTCGCTCGAAGAAAAAGATAAACACTGA
- a CDS encoding sodium:solute symporter: protein MNLHPLDLIIIVIYMAGTLGVGWWFSRRQRNIRDYFLSGKDTPWWALMGSIVATETSTVTFISVPAYAFAVNATGTGGDFTFLQIVIGYLIGRLIIVALFIPLYFKGELFTVYQVLDQRFGGRVKRTAASLFLVTRSIADGIRLFLTAIVLVALTGLADPVSILILGIITIIYTYLGGMAAVIWTDAIQLVIYLVGAVAAALVLLGKIPGGWNEVVTVGGELHKFNLFDFTFDLSRNYTFWSGVIGGAFLTTATHGTDQLMVQRYLSARNARQATLALLTSGLVILGQFVLFLLIGVMLHIFYQKAGSLPADVAARADRVFPHFIVTELPIGLIGLVVAAIFAAAMSTLSGSLNSLSASAVTDFYRPLFAPHKSDRHYLNVSRVLTAAWGVVQIIVAMVAIAMKGRGVDAVLAVASFTNGPILGLFLMSALTRRIGSKGALTGVVVGILAMLFVWLRLNISWQWYVLIGSLITFGAGYVTSRLVERQNQD from the coding sequence ATGAACCTCCACCCGCTCGATCTGATCATCATCGTCATTTACATGGCGGGCACTCTGGGAGTCGGTTGGTGGTTCAGCCGCCGGCAGCGCAATATCCGCGACTATTTTCTTTCCGGTAAAGACACGCCGTGGTGGGCGTTGATGGGTTCGATCGTTGCCACGGAAACCTCCACCGTTACTTTCATCAGCGTGCCGGCGTACGCGTTCGCGGTTAATGCCACCGGCACCGGCGGTGATTTTACCTTCCTGCAAATCGTCATCGGCTATCTCATCGGGCGATTGATCATCGTGGCGTTGTTCATCCCGCTTTATTTCAAGGGGGAACTGTTCACGGTCTATCAAGTGCTGGATCAACGCTTCGGCGGACGGGTGAAGCGCACGGCGGCTTCGTTGTTCCTGGTGACGCGTTCGATTGCAGATGGCATCCGGCTGTTCCTCACCGCCATTGTGCTGGTGGCGCTGACCGGTCTGGCGGATCCGGTTTCAATTCTCATCCTCGGCATCATCACGATCATTTACACCTATCTTGGCGGCATGGCGGCGGTGATTTGGACCGACGCCATCCAACTGGTCATTTATCTGGTCGGAGCGGTGGCGGCGGCGCTGGTGTTACTGGGTAAAATTCCCGGCGGTTGGAACGAAGTCGTCACCGTGGGCGGCGAATTGCACAAGTTCAACCTGTTTGATTTCACGTTCGACCTCAGCCGCAATTACACCTTCTGGTCGGGGGTCATCGGCGGTGCGTTTCTCACCACGGCGACGCACGGGACGGATCAACTCATGGTGCAACGCTACCTCAGCGCGCGCAATGCGCGGCAGGCAACCCTGGCGCTACTGACCAGCGGCCTCGTGATTCTTGGCCAATTTGTGCTCTTCCTGCTGATTGGCGTCATGCTCCACATCTTTTATCAAAAAGCTGGTTCGCTGCCGGCGGACGTGGCCGCCCGGGCGGATCGCGTCTTCCCGCACTTCATTGTTACCGAGCTGCCGATCGGGCTTATTGGTTTGGTGGTGGCCGCAATTTTTGCCGCCGCCATGAGCACGCTGTCCGGTTCGCTCAATTCGCTCTCCGCCTCAGCCGTCACGGACTTTTATCGGCCGTTGTTTGCGCCCCACAAGTCGGACCGGCATTACCTCAACGTCTCGCGGGTGCTGACGGCCGCCTGGGGCGTGGTGCAAATCATCGTGGCGATGGTGGCCATCGCCATGAAAGGGCGCGGGGTGGATGCCGTGCTGGCCGTGGCTTCGTTCACCAACGGTCCCATCCTGGGATTATTTCTCATGAGCGCGCTGACGCGGCGGATTGGATCGAAAGGCGCCCTCACCGGCGTGGTCGTTGGCATCCTCGCCATGCTGTTTGTCTGGCTGCGCCTCAACATCTCCTGGCAATGGTACGTGTTGATCGGCTCGCTCATCACCTTTGGCGCGGGTTACGTAACCAGTCGGCTGGTGGAACGCCAAAACCAAGATTAG
- a CDS encoding tRNA-dihydrouridine synthase family protein, giving the protein MSAEAPSARATFDALLEGAAPILTLAPMQDVTDARFWALIQQRGGADVYWTEYFRVHAVSRLEKWIVADIEANPTGRPVVAQMIGNDIPSLIRTARELEKLPVAAIDLNLGCPAPIVYRKCAGGGLLRDPQRVDSILGALRDAIRIKFTVKTRLGFSAIEEFETLLPIFAKHSLDVLTIHVRTIAQMYRLPVHYDFIRTAVSVMSCPVLGNGHIYSAQQAQTLLAETGAHGLMIGRGVIRNPWLFQQIRQQLRGAPVTLPTGHEVLAYVRELWESQASFDAPERLQCERMKKFMNYLGEGVAPDFLHRIRRSQTRAEFFDICREYLAHDQPMKLEPHVE; this is encoded by the coding sequence TTGTCCGCTGAAGCTCCATCCGCTCGCGCGACCTTCGACGCCCTGCTCGAAGGCGCTGCGCCCATCCTGACGCTCGCGCCCATGCAGGACGTCACGGACGCCCGATTTTGGGCGCTCATCCAGCAACGCGGCGGCGCGGACGTTTATTGGACCGAGTACTTTCGCGTTCACGCCGTTTCGCGATTGGAGAAATGGATCGTGGCCGATATTGAAGCGAACCCCACGGGACGCCCCGTCGTCGCACAAATGATCGGCAACGACATCCCGTCATTAATCCGCACCGCCCGGGAGCTGGAAAAATTACCAGTCGCAGCGATTGATCTGAACCTGGGTTGCCCCGCGCCAATCGTGTACCGAAAATGCGCCGGGGGCGGTCTGCTCCGCGATCCGCAACGCGTGGATTCCATTTTGGGCGCGTTAAGGGATGCGATCCGCATCAAGTTCACCGTGAAGACGCGCCTCGGTTTCAGCGCCATCGAAGAGTTTGAAACGCTGTTGCCCATCTTCGCCAAACACTCGCTCGATGTCCTGACCATTCACGTTCGTACCATCGCGCAAATGTACCGCCTGCCCGTGCATTACGATTTCATCCGCACTGCGGTGAGCGTCATGTCTTGTCCGGTGTTGGGCAATGGCCACATTTATTCAGCGCAACAAGCGCAGACGTTGTTGGCGGAGACTGGCGCGCACGGGCTGATGATCGGCCGCGGCGTCATCCGCAATCCGTGGTTGTTCCAGCAGATCCGGCAACAGTTGCGCGGCGCGCCCGTGACTTTACCGACCGGCCACGAGGTGTTAGCCTACGTCCGCGAATTATGGGAATCCCAGGCCAGCTTCGACGCCCCGGAGCGATTGCAGTGTGAACGCATGAAAAAATTCATGAACTACCTGGGCGAAGGCGTGGCGCCGGACTTTCTCCATCGCATCCGCCGCTCCCAGACCCGTGCGGAATTTTTTGATATCTGCCGCGAATACCTCGCTCACGATCAACCCATGAAATTGGAGCCGCATGTCGAATGA
- a CDS encoding DUF983 domain-containing protein: protein MNDAPLKLRTVLSRGVRRRCPQCGEGAIYRTFLHMHDHCPVCGLKFMQDQGDMWVYIIIVDRALFILPLIAMLYFKLYNPYTVWFVLFIVFLVGGLFYTVPHRNAICLGLDHWAHRKWGNKNSAPPSDDPSVAP from the coding sequence ATGAATGATGCCCCGCTTAAATTACGAACCGTGCTGTCGCGTGGAGTGCGGCGGCGTTGCCCGCAATGCGGCGAAGGCGCGATTTATCGCACGTTTTTGCACATGCACGACCATTGCCCCGTTTGCGGATTGAAATTCATGCAGGATCAGGGCGACATGTGGGTTTACATCATCATCGTGGATCGCGCGCTGTTTATTCTGCCGCTGATCGCCATGTTGTATTTCAAACTCTACAACCCCTACACCGTCTGGTTCGTGCTCTTCATCGTGTTCCTGGTCGGCGGACTGTTTTACACCGTGCCGCACCGCAACGCCATCTGCCTCGGGCTTGACCATTGGGCGCATCGCAAATGGGGCAACAAAAATTCTGCGCCCCCGTCAGACGATCCATCCGTGGCGCCATGA
- a CDS encoding class I SAM-dependent rRNA methyltransferase, with amino-acid sequence MTANPPPPPAPRLRLRVTAAAEKPIRAGHPWVFSESLREQNRPGVAGELAAIYDRNDKFFAIGFYDPQSPIRVRILHVGKPLAIDETFWRGRLVAALACRREWFDAQTTGYRLINGESDGWPGLVLDRYEQTCVLKIYTAAWFEHLTGIVHLIREHLHPELIVLRLSRKLAASDAPRTDGEILFQGGSAPPRDAPVIFQEHGLRLEADVWRGQKTGFFLDQRENRRQVEALAAHRSVLNTFSFSGGFSLYAARGGATSVTDLDLSMHALAAARRNFALNQNHPTIAACRHEQIQADAFQWLARNPDRKFDLVILDPPSLARRETERAGAIRAYEKLAGTGIAHLRRNGILVACSCSGHVSQEEFFGAVRAAARRSERRLLEWQTTGQPPDHPATFKEAAYLKAIYLRERGGK; translated from the coding sequence ATGACCGCGAATCCGCCGCCCCCGCCCGCGCCGCGCCTGCGTTTGCGCGTCACGGCGGCTGCGGAAAAGCCCATCCGCGCCGGGCATCCGTGGGTTTTTTCCGAGAGCCTTCGTGAGCAAAACCGACCGGGCGTGGCGGGGGAGCTGGCGGCGATCTATGATCGGAATGACAAGTTTTTCGCAATCGGTTTTTATGATCCGCAATCACCGATTCGCGTCCGGATTCTGCATGTGGGCAAACCGCTGGCGATTGATGAAACCTTCTGGCGGGGTCGTTTGGTTGCCGCGTTGGCGTGCCGCCGCGAATGGTTTGACGCGCAAACCACCGGATACCGCTTGATCAACGGCGAGAGCGATGGCTGGCCGGGGCTTGTTCTGGATCGTTACGAGCAAACCTGCGTATTGAAAATTTACACGGCGGCGTGGTTTGAACACCTGACTGGAATCGTTCACTTGATTCGTGAACATCTGCATCCCGAATTGATCGTCCTGCGTTTGAGTCGAAAGCTGGCCGCGTCCGATGCGCCTCGGACTGATGGCGAAATCTTGTTTCAAGGCGGGTCGGCGCCGCCACGCGACGCGCCCGTTATTTTTCAGGAACACGGACTGCGATTGGAGGCAGACGTCTGGCGGGGACAAAAGACCGGCTTCTTTCTTGACCAACGGGAAAACCGGCGGCAAGTCGAAGCGCTCGCGGCCCATCGCTCGGTGTTGAATACTTTCAGTTTCTCGGGCGGCTTTTCCCTCTACGCGGCCCGAGGTGGCGCCACGTCCGTCACGGACCTTGATCTCAGCATGCACGCTTTGGCCGCGGCCCGCCGCAATTTTGCGTTAAACCAAAATCACCCGACGATTGCCGCGTGCCGGCATGAACAAATCCAGGCTGATGCGTTCCAGTGGCTGGCGCGCAATCCGGATCGGAAATTCGATCTCGTAATCCTGGACCCGCCGTCGCTGGCCCGACGCGAAACGGAACGCGCCGGGGCCATTCGAGCCTACGAAAAACTGGCCGGCACGGGCATCGCCCACTTGCGAAGGAACGGAATTTTGGTTGCGTGTTCCTGTTCCGGGCATGTGAGCCAGGAAGAATTTTTCGGCGCGGTCCGGGCGGCCGCCCGCCGTTCTGAACGGCGTCTGCTCGAATGGCAAACGACGGGGCAGCCACCGGATCACCCGGCCACTTTCAAAGAGGCGGCGTATTTGAAAGCGATTTATTTGCGCGAGCGCGGCGGAAAATAA
- a CDS encoding right-handed parallel beta-helix repeat-containing protein yields MKRTLCLLALATTLSAPVVAAAKPMEFHVAVNGSDTNPGTRRAPFATWECARDAIRARRATAGLPAGGVTVLIHRGDYPFATSFTLTAEDSGTTDSPILYRAFRQDEVRLIGGRGLAAKDFAVVTNAADLARLDAGARRHVRVAGLPELGFANLGAFPDQFSGAALVPELFFNDQRMTLARWPNVGWAEFHQVIESGPAPWRNHASDKLGAFTYEGDRPTRWLQAPAVWLQGYWCFDWASETIRIGKINPAEQRITLARNHGYGLGGGNPGPRRFFALNLLEELDQPGEYFIDRASNRLFFWPPAVLKGARMILSTLRQPVISLSNVTHVSLQGLTVETCVGDAIQINGGSDSRIIDCRVRNTGMAGIVVAGGARHRVEGCDIFETGTSGLKMGGGDRKTLTSCGHEAVNNHIYNVSRRQRTHAYHVHLSGVGVRLAHNLLHDGPHQAIGLAGNDHLIEFNEIHHTGMETDDCGAFYMGRNPSERGSVLRYNFWHHIGSQRTHGSCAVYFDDGAGGQTVFGNVFYRAAGGSFGAVFSHGGHDNIVRNCVFIDCPLALGSSPWPDAHWREWLEGELWQTKLRRDVDITQPPFADRYPEARRLLEFDGAPRRNYATDNVIVNCDAVQTGNWELRDNLVTDQDPGFVDAQQLNFQLRRDASVFKKLPGFEPIPFAEIGLQRGGRTRR; encoded by the coding sequence ATGAAACGCACGCTCTGTCTGCTCGCGCTGGCCACGACGCTGAGCGCGCCGGTGGTTGCCGCCGCCAAGCCAATGGAATTTCATGTGGCAGTCAACGGCAGCGACACGAATCCCGGCACGCGCCGGGCGCCGTTCGCCACTTGGGAATGTGCCCGGGACGCAATCCGCGCGCGGCGAGCCACGGCGGGATTGCCCGCCGGCGGCGTCACGGTTTTGATCCATCGCGGAGACTATCCATTTGCCACCAGTTTCACTTTGACCGCCGAGGACAGCGGCACGACGGACTCCCCGATCCTCTATCGCGCGTTTCGTCAGGACGAGGTGCGGCTCATCGGTGGTCGCGGGTTGGCCGCAAAGGATTTTGCGGTTGTAACCAACGCCGCGGATTTGGCGCGGTTGGATGCCGGGGCGCGCCGCCACGTCCGGGTTGCCGGGTTGCCGGAGTTGGGCTTCGCCAACCTCGGTGCGTTTCCCGATCAATTCAGCGGTGCGGCGTTGGTGCCGGAATTGTTTTTCAACGATCAGCGCATGACGCTGGCGCGTTGGCCCAACGTCGGCTGGGCCGAGTTTCATCAAGTGATCGAAAGCGGCCCGGCACCGTGGCGCAATCATGCGTCGGATAAATTGGGTGCGTTCACTTACGAGGGCGACCGCCCAACGCGCTGGCTGCAGGCGCCGGCTGTCTGGTTGCAAGGCTACTGGTGTTTTGATTGGGCCAGCGAAACGATCCGCATTGGCAAAATCAATCCGGCGGAACAACGCATCACTCTGGCGCGCAATCACGGGTATGGTCTCGGCGGCGGTAATCCCGGCCCGCGCCGGTTTTTCGCGTTGAACCTGTTGGAGGAACTGGATCAACCGGGCGAATACTTCATTGATCGCGCCTCCAATCGTTTGTTCTTCTGGCCGCCGGCGGTGTTAAAAGGCGCGCGGATGATCCTCTCGACGTTGCGCCAACCGGTCATTTCACTCAGCAACGTAACCCATGTCAGTTTGCAGGGACTGACGGTTGAAACTTGCGTTGGCGATGCGATTCAGATCAATGGCGGATCGGACAGCCGCATCATTGATTGTCGGGTGCGCAATACCGGCATGGCGGGAATTGTCGTCGCGGGCGGAGCGCGCCACCGGGTGGAGGGCTGCGATATTTTTGAAACCGGCACGTCGGGATTGAAGATGGGCGGCGGCGACCGCAAAACGCTCACGTCCTGCGGCCACGAAGCCGTGAACAATCACATCTATAATGTTTCACGCCGGCAACGCACGCATGCTTATCACGTGCATTTGAGCGGCGTCGGCGTCCGACTGGCTCACAATTTGTTGCACGATGGACCGCATCAGGCCATTGGCTTGGCGGGTAATGATCACTTGATTGAGTTTAATGAAATCCATCACACCGGCATGGAGACGGACGACTGCGGCGCGTTTTACATGGGGCGCAATCCCTCCGAGCGCGGGTCGGTGTTGCGTTACAATTTCTGGCATCACATCGGCAGCCAGCGGACGCACGGCAGTTGCGCGGTTTACTTCGACGACGGAGCGGGTGGACAAACGGTGTTCGGCAATGTGTTCTATCGCGCGGCCGGCGGTAGTTTTGGCGCGGTGTTTTCACACGGCGGCCACGACAACATCGTGCGCAACTGCGTGTTCATTGATTGCCCGCTGGCGTTGGGCAGCAGTCCCTGGCCGGACGCGCATTGGCGGGAATGGCTGGAGGGCGAATTGTGGCAGACCAAATTGCGCCGCGACGTGGACATCACTCAACCACCCTTTGCCGATCGTTACCCCGAAGCCCGGCGGCTGCTGGAGTTCGACGGGGCACCGCGGCGTAATTACGCAACCGACAACGTCATCGTCAACTGTGACGCGGTGCAGACCGGAAATTGGGAGCTTCGCGACAACCTCGTCACCGATCAGGACCCGGGCTTTGTGGACGCCCAACAACTGAATTTCCAACTGCGCCGGGATGCGAGTGTGTTCAAAAAACTTCCCGGATTTGAGCCGATTCCGTTTGCCGAGATCGGATTGCAACGCGGCGGGCGAACGCGCCGTTGA
- a CDS encoding PTS sugar transporter subunit IIA, whose amino-acid sequence MELADILTKDQILTDLEATDRWQAIDELINTLVTAGKIQPEHRAAIAEVVKKRERAMSTGIGFGIGIPHASTNLIPEVVGALGRSKQGVNFDALDNQPVTLVMLFLVPQGQFQKHLHTLANIAKILHKAEFRQTLEHAPDAAAMLQAIKHQEKK is encoded by the coding sequence ATGGAATTAGCTGATATCTTGACCAAAGACCAAATCCTTACGGATTTGGAAGCGACCGACCGTTGGCAGGCCATTGATGAACTGATCAACACCCTGGTGACGGCGGGGAAAATTCAACCCGAACATCGCGCCGCCATTGCGGAAGTCGTCAAGAAACGCGAGCGGGCGATGAGCACGGGCATCGGGTTTGGCATCGGTATTCCGCACGCCTCCACCAATTTGATCCCCGAAGTCGTCGGCGCGTTGGGCCGCTCCAAGCAGGGCGTCAATTTCGATGCGCTGGACAATCAGCCGGTCACCCTCGTCATGCTGTTTCTGGTGCCGCAGGGCCAGTTCCAAAAACACCTGCACACGCTCGCCAACATCGCCAAGATTCTCCACAAAGCCGAATTTCGTCAGACCCTGGAACATGCTCCGGACGCGGCGGCCATGCTGCAGGCGATCAAACATCAGGAGAAAAAGTAA